In Plasmodium brasilianum strain Bolivian I chromosome 1, whole genome shotgun sequence, a single genomic region encodes these proteins:
- a CDS encoding hypothetical protein (conserved Plasmodium protein), with translation MFFKDVTKRLCVINRLIKAKGIKTSSKLHSEYFIFNFENVENLKKLKETNVESSPHIEAKQIKRNEYFEKSLDKNKLKKTRKVLSIIFKKLKIYEKTTLNKSFFILYKNIDYLSIAEVISILYLAVKNKIYHKLNEQKRKDEDNHLFNTSNSIANKNLNNDNYEDISDHIGIYTNELKEENVNYMAEEKGFKYYNDSNLKKGAPSLFTTKCVHKDDTNCSETVSRNSFSGVTNKDHTVMNYTNYGEYKEKAAEEGIEAQEMDDEEGMESEITETAEEELSTRRCSHVHNYTHIKQREVDYVRKLLIRLMNTLKRSRSNTNLLLWDFYKLSYCLSYYKMNDSTNFISLYLCSFLKREIDNIHENTNKCEIRNSAGLDMLLHLLVIQKKNLKCYFFNVLYDYLFSVLKNGLFSLSCKNICLLLHVNNFEINKYDNFFFLLINKTKEMKRQITLKDVNYLLFYQIKNNIILDIPSLHHILVDKCITSYGVNSEIIQNIGLLSLLLLHYDYSKRYSNDTYEKYVQVIYNMYSYLMKNMKIFLENRKMNEEILNIHFLTSFSLALSLIRNNLYLNTQFYLFLFYLINNYIPPSNSSDYIILLNFLYFCNFKNELYYKRDPLYTEGSTSVYIRNNNSGIDTRRYILFNCIQLSHYICENLKSIYSYEDTKNRQYCLLGKSKSKTVKIIESINKCAGTKNSGISSNQFRPYNDTTYTSANMIYPCGAEVAAEADVVAEIEPHTQEDETSSHSNILANALEITLNAEGINKQVDVKKNKSYYMNVLDLLISLKNNSSDRNFYIYLLNLFHNNIFKYNIHIFDLDKILFTYSLLNLRKEDISLNILDLLEKVKKNIMYNNNHFLDEERYLFDSLCSILLSVAELNLCKVIDLAIFEKKILANINHVNVSSILLLLQYYLLRGNNTSLNINIITTLVLIYIKKKYIISQQNINKGLLSLLDEDELKEDKNYHFMKLYLQEGDIRYEHGEDKDKNNDKKNESYEDSSDNLYNVISTEMDEVLPEENKKYSSYFSFTKMNQDDSYEFLILRFVFINIGIHSNLFHDNFKYYHAMEGKTCRNVLSNFNKIILHLKNNFADILNICLTDDRQSLHDNNYYASSTDYISFEQNNKHEKWEEKNIPKKKSSSHFHPPERENEQIDNKHNIMSRKNFVLLINYFLFIFNHDLSIIIKDKNFIESIMLQHLFVKKFKSSYYNYKYSFIYRKLVFSVIYNINKRNCIKMNTTLDCETDSSSNNRSSDSSSSSKSSSNSSSNSSSNSSSSSSSSSSSSSSSSSSSSSSSSSSSSSSSSSSSIANRGNYREVINFNEYVDVIRYFNRLCVEKKLKNNAFYNYLKRNNINIYNNEGVNYDLIYNGHIIQDLRNNEIENIYINVPFFNYIIPMLIKTKDTSVAVQVLFDAFENIDTFTVLFDVMKCFLKNYNYDIILMKRQNTKKTV, from the coding sequence atgttttttaagGATGTTACGAAAAGGTTGTGTGTAATTAACAGGTTAATTAAAGCGAAAGGCATAAAAACATCTAGCAAATTGCATAGTgaatactttatttttaattttgaaaatgtcgaaaatttaaaaaaattaaaagagacTAATGTAGAGTCTTCGCCACATATAGAAgcaaaacaaataaaaagaaacgaatattttgaaaaaagtttggataaaaataaattaaaaaaaacaagaaaagtgttatcaataatatttaagaaattaaaaatttatgaaaaaacaacTTTGAACAagtctttttttatactttataaaaatattgattaCCTGTCCATAGCTGAAGTTATTAGCATTTTGTACTTGgctgtaaaaaataaaatatatcataaattGAACGaacagaaaagaaaagatgaagacaatcatttatttaatacaaGTAACAGTATAGCAAATaagaatttaaataatgacaACTATGAAGATATCTCGGATCACATTGGAATTTACACGAATGAATTAAAGgaagaaaatgtaaattacATGGCGGAAGAAAAAGgttttaaatattacaatGACAGCAACTTGAAAAAAGGGGCACCCTCATTATTCACTACTAAGTGTGTGCATAAGGACGATACAAATTGCAGTGAAACTGTATCGAGAAATAGCTTTTCTGGTGTTACAAATAAGGACCATACCGTTATGAACTACACCAATTATGGTGAATACAAAGAGAAAGCGGCGGAAGAAGGAATAGAAGCACAGGAAATGGACGATGAAGAAGGGATGGAATCAGAAATAACAGAAACAGCGGAAGAGGAGCTGAGCACTAGGAGATGTTCACACGTGCACAACTATACACATATTAAGCAAAGGGAAGTGGACTACGTGCGTAAGTTGCTGATCAGGCTAATGAACACGTTGAAGAGAAGCAGAAGTAACACGAATCTCTTGCTATGGGACTTTTACAAATTATCGTATTGCCTaagttattataaaatgaatgataGTACTAATTTTATATCTCTATATTtgtgttcatttttaaaaagagaaattgACAACATACATGAAAATACTAACAAATGTGAGATAAGGAATTCTGCAGGATTGGACATGCTTCTACATTTACTAGTGATACAAAAGaagaatttaaaatgttatttttttaatgtgcTGTATGACTACTTATTTTCCGTATTAAAAAATGGTTTGTTTAGTTTATCATGTAagaatatttgtttattattacatgtaaataattttgaaataaataaatatgataattttttttttttacttatcaacaaaacaaaagaaatgaaaagacAAATAACATTAAAAGATGTAAACTACTTACTCTTTTATCAAAtcaaaaataacataatacTTGACATACCCTCGCTTCACCATATTTTAGTTGATAAGTGCATTACTAGTTATGGAGTTAATTCAGagattatacaaaatataggCTTGCTATCCCTGTTATTGTTACATTATGACTATTCAAAAAGGTATTCAAATGATACATATGAGAAATATGTacaagtaatatataatatgtattccTACTTAATgaagaatatgaaaatatttttagaaaatagaaaaatgaatgaagaaattttgaatatacattttttaacttcCTTTTCCTTAGCTTTATCCCTTATTCGGAACAATCTTTACCTTAATacacaattttatttatttcttttttatcttataaataattacatacCCCCTTCAAACAGTAGTGATTATATAATCTtgctaaattttttatatttttgcaattttaaAAACGAGTTGTACTATAAGAGAGATCCTCTATATACTGAAGGAAGCACATCCGTGTACATACGCAATAACAACAGTGGTATTGACACTCGgagatatattttattcaacTGCATTCAGTTGTCTCATTATATTtgtgaaaatttaaaaagcaTTTATTCTTATGAAGATACAAAAAACAGGCAATACTGTTTGTTAGGAAAGagtaaaagtaaaacagTTAAAATTATAGAATCGATAAATAAGTGTGCAGGTACGAAGAATTCGGGCATCAGTTCAAATCAATTTCGTCCATATAATGACACAACTTATACAAGTGCTAATATGATTTATCCATGTGGTGCAGAAGTGGCAGCAGAAGCAGACGTAGTAGCAGAAATAGAACCGCATACACAGGAGGACGAAACTTCTAGCCATAGCAACATACTAGCAAATGCCCTCGAAATAACACTAAACGCAGAaggtataaataaacaagtagatgtcaaaaaaaataagagttATTACATGAATGTTCTGGACTTACTAATATCActgaaaaataatagttcTGATAGGaacttttacatatatttattaaaccTATTtcataacaatatatttaagtacaacatacatatattcgaCCTAgataaaatactttttacaTATAGTCTGTTAAACCTGAGAAAAGAGGATATTTCTCTAAATATTTTAGATCTAttagaaaaagtaaaaaagaatattatgtataataataatcattttcTGGATGAAGAACGTTACCTTTTTGATTCCTTGTGTAGTATATTACTATCCGTTGCagaattaaatttatgtaaagtAATTGATCTAgcaatatttgaaaaaaagatacTAGCAAATATAAATCATGTGAACGTAAGCTCCATACTCCTATTGTTACAATATTATCTTTTGAGGGGGAACAACACATctttaaacataaatataattacaacCCTTGTTCTCATTTATATCAAGAAAAAGTATATCATTTCGcagcaaaatataaacaaaggTCTATTGTCTTTATTAGATGAAGATGAGttaaaagaagataaaaattaCCATTTTATGAAACTATATTTACAGGAAGGTGATATTCGTTATGAGCATGGGGAAGAcaaggataaaaataatgacaaAAAGAATGAGTCGTATGAAGATAGTAGTGATAACCTTTATAACGTAATAAGCACCGAGATGGATGAAGTGCTTCCAGaagagaacaaaaaatatagcagttacttttcttttacaaaaatgaacCAAGATGATTCGTATGAATTTCTGATACTTAGAtttgttttcattaatattggTATTCattctaatttatttcatgATAACTTCAAATATTATCATGCAATGGAAGGAAAAACTTGTAGAAATGTATTAAGCAATTTTAATAAGATTATATTACaccttaaaaataatttcgcagatatattaaacatatgCCTAACAGATGATAGACAATCCCTTcatgataataattattatgcaTCGTCAACAGATTACATATCATTTGAACAGAATAATAAACATGAAAAatgggaagaaaaaaatattccaaaaaaaaaaagctccTCCCATTTCCACCCCCCTGAGAGggaaaatgaacaaatagaCAATAAACATAACATAATGAGTAGGAAAaactttgttttattaataaattattttttatttatttttaatcatGATTTGAGTATCAttattaaagataaaaattttatagagAGCATAATGCTGCaacatttatttgttaagaaatttaaaagttcctattacaattataaatattcatttatatatcgCAAATTAGTATTTTCTgtgatatataatataaacaaaaggAACTGCATAAAAATGAACACTACGTTGGATTGTGAAACtgatagtagtagtaataacagAAGTAGTGatagcagtagcagtagtaaaAGTAGCAGTAACAGTAGCAGTAACAGTAGCAGTaacagtagcagtagtagcagtagtagcagtagtagcagtagtagcagtagtagcagtagcagcagtagtagcagtagcagcAGTAGCAGCAGTAGCAGCAGTAGCAGCATTGCCAACCGAGGCAATTACAGGgaagtaataaattttaacgAGTATGTCGACGTGATCAGATATTTCAATCGTTTGTGCGTggagaaaaaattaaaaaataatgctttttataattatttaaaaaggaacaatataaatatttataacaatGAAGGAGTGAATTATGATTTAATATACAATGGACATATTATCCAAGATTTACGTAATAACGAAAttgaaaacatatatataaatgtccctttttttaattatattatacctatgcttataaaaacaaaagataCAAGTGTGGCTGTCCAAGTATTATTTGATGcttttgaaaatatagaCACATTTACAGTTCTATTTGATGTTAtgaaatgttttttaaaaaattataactacGATATTATTCTTATGAAAAGgcaaaatacgaaaaaaactGTATAA
- a CDS encoding origin recognition complex subunit 2: MMKNIEVNSPKKKVKMVVGAKDEENEKEEYLITNLTENNKNMPSLIVRIPNNVNKFLSKEEVKIDFNENIKLTNNNEKSKKLSSFKMEKSPTNTYENTYASVDIKLDATYQSDSNNSNIYSKKKLKGQGEHQKENALDANYDEEEDDDEEDEDEMNENLIKTFRNNYVEKYETSISNESVAFLREHTKNELEHFLQRGGKYHYSDEMKINDIINIDYDKLNEKNIIPYFLTSMFDIEQKKKREKMKQQLEAKRKLTLEKQKKMMRTALSSLKLDNKKSKSLSRNNIERGSILKRDKLKEDAESGEGEDGAEVASSDEKGDVECSDECDEAWDKEHQKSNKRKNEQGSKLVKEKRKNKKMHESENDNYDLYIDELGKEEMDINIYNDPTLYGIEGSSDYSEGLKSELDNSQEEEAGKDQGFGNDEKIEDIVDSATQKLISYDYYSSLNIKEIVKPNYKIKSLSSFIPIEENLDKLDHVQKLQYLIKNLPHTHIKEKRSLYHYNVKQFIKWKVYLLNNINICLYGIGSKFHLLNLFTNICLNDGNKCIILGFEEEVNFEEILMRILEYHYNHKSSKNLKSFDLLYELVQKVNESNIPLYFIIHNLDNMKLYPYYEYFSFLSQYDNIYFICSIDDVSFELNMNFKNISTINFHYMKCHTWLDYRHEILRQWNKFLPEWVFNKKCEEIDVKNNIETILNALSINHKRLFKIIASIQLENLEKGIYGVEKESLLQDKRLFTVGTSSIRINSLLVEFVSHNVITETRLKEGNTFLKINADKGELKRIVEQL; this comes from the exons atgatgaaaaacaTCGAGGTGAACTCCCCTAAGAAGAAGGTAAAAATGGTAGTGGGGGCGAAGGATGAAGAGAACGAAAAGGAAGAGTATTTAATAACAAATCTTacagaaaataataagaatatgCCTAGTCTTATCGTAAGAATAccaaataatgtaaataaattcttAAGTAAGGAAGAAGTCAAAATtgattttaatgaaaatataaaattaacgaataataatgaaaaaagtaaaaaattaagttcctttaaaatggaaaaatcgCCCACAAACACATATGAAAACACGTACGCAAGTGTTGACATAAAGTTAGATGCCACATATCAATCTGATTCAAACAATAGCAACATTTACAGTAAGAAAAAACTAAAAGGTCAAGGAGAACATCAAAAGGAAAATGCACTAGATGCAAACTATGACGAAGAAGAGGACGATGATGAGGAGGATGAAGACGAAATGAATGAAAATcttattaaaacatttagaaataattatgtaGAAAAATACGAAACGAGTATAAGCAACGAAAGTGTTGCCTTTTTAAGAGAACACACAAAGAACGAATTAGAGCATTTTTTACAAAGAGGTGGAAAGTATCATTATTCGgatgaaatgaaaattaatgatataattaatattgaTTATGATaagttaaatgaaaaaaatattatcccGTACTTCCTAACTAGCATGTTTGatatagaacaaaaaaaaaagagggaaaaaatgaaacaacaATTAGAggcaaaaagaaaattaacgctagagaaacaaaaaaaaatgatga GAACAGCCTTGTCCAGTTTAAAATTagacaataaaaaaagtaaatcaTTAAGTAGGAATAACATAGAACGGGGCAGCATTTTGAAAAGGGATAAACTGAAGGAAGATGCGGAATCAGGGGAAGGGGAAGATGGTGCTGAAGTAGCAAGTTCAGATGAAAAAGGCGATGTCGAATGCAGCGACGAATGCGATGAGGCGTGGGACAAAGAACACCAGAAGAGCAACAAACGAAAGAACGAACAAGGCTCAAAACTCGTTAaggagaaaaggaaaaacaaaaagatgCATGAGAgtgaaaatgataattaCGATTTGTATATTGATGAACTTGGTAAAGAAGAAATGgatataaacatttataatgATCCAACATTGTATGGAATAGAAGGAAGTAGTGATTATTCGGAAGGACTTAAAAGTGAATTGGATAATTCACAGGAGGAAGAAGCAGGAAAAGATCAAGGA TTtggaaatgatgaaaaaatagaagataTTGTAGATTCAGCTACACAGAAATTAATATCATATGATTATTATTCtagtttaaatataaaagaaatagtGAAAcctaattataaaataaaatctttATCATCATTTATACCAATTGAAGAAAATTTAGATAAATTGGATCATGTGCAAAAGTTACaatatttgataaaaaatttacctcatacacatataaaagaaaaaagatcaTTATATCACTATAATGTGAAGCAATTTATTAAATGgaaagtatatttattaaataatataaatatatgtttatatggaATAGGTTCgaaatttcatttattaaatctttttacaaatatttgtttaaatgatgggaataaatgtataatattagGGTTTGAGGAAGAGGTTAATTTTGAAGAAATTCTAATGCGTATATTAGAATATCATTATAATCATAAAAgctcaaaaaatttaaagtcttttgatttattatatgaattagTACAAAAGGTTAATGAATCGAATATAcccctttattttattatacacaACTTAGataatatgaaattataCCCGTATTACGAATATTTCTCTTTCTTAAGTCAATATgataacatttattttatatgttccATTGACGATGTTTCTTTTGAGCTAAAcatgaattttaaaaatataagtaccATTAATTTTCACTATATGAAATGTCACACTTGGTTAGATTATAGACATGAAATTTTAAGACAATGGAATAAGTTCTTACCTGAATGGGTATTCAATAAAAAGTGTGAAGAGATAGATGTAAAGAATAACATTGAAACTATACTAAATGCTTTAAGTATTAACCATAAAAGGTTATTTAAGATTATTGCTTCCATACAATTAGAAAATTTGGAAAAAGGTATATATGGTGTAGAAAAAGAATCCTTGTTACAAGACAAGCGCTTGTTTACTGTAGGGACATCCAGTATAAGGATAAATTCCTTACTGGTCGAGTTCGTATCTCATAATGTTATAACTGAGACAAGGCTTAAAGAGGGAAACACCTTCCTCAAAATAAATGCGGACAAGGGGGAGCTCAAAAGGATAGTGGAGCAGCTGTAG
- a CDS encoding DNA replication licensing factor MCM7 translates to MEIRTYVDDNHTKYLEAVKNYNSHIDELTTFFDTFEDPSINHVNWGKLKYKGYLQKIYNHDTEILPLYLDDLREHFCKENKDADHSVYNGIMTNTHRYMELLYSAADKCLSDENFKRFVKGYGEEDENEKTRKWNLRRINNEDLSGYSTDESEKEAFNNLFRDMIKPIEQIRQERMKEYKLPAYLRVNFEIILIPSSRDLVRKMRIVNADCIGSLSTFECEVIRATQLKPRIRVATYECDRCHVFAYKAVDGPFFMPLFDCPGCTNVHGIRGSLKFQAKLSKFVKYQEIKVQELPSQLPEGDIPRSMNCIIHGECTTSVQPGMSVTLTGVLMPVTKSGFQALKGGLIAEKVFHIYYVQNNKENFNEHIDNYDKIMEEVQNLKNSPNLYERLAYNIGPEIYGHDDVKKALLLQLIGGCTKKKKDGGMIRGDIHILLMGDPGVAKSQLMKKVCLIASRSIYTTGKGSSSVGLTAAVLKDPNTGETTLEGGALVLADKGICCIDEFDKMDEFDRSAIYEVMEQQTVSIAKAGHCSNMPARSSVLAAANPINGRYDCKKSVMLNMNLPAALLTRFDLQFLLLDISDRDKDKKLAEHVLNILKCIDSSDDKKKRSELSEDGYEEIDKTVLRAFIQLAKKKQPTISPDLIPKITQWYVSTRQLESQQERYNDTRINYTTPRALLAILRISQALARLRDSDVIETADFEEAIRLTEQSKASVSQQTEKRRRKDSSTEIMNIIKSIKDKIMEKKKKWNGWIPIEEIETQSITKGFTKAHVFNTIDKYVELTVFTINENNTAIAFPNDVYDADEEEEEVGEEDAL, encoded by the coding sequence ATGGAAATACGAACATACGTGGATGACAATCACACCAAATATTTGGAGGCcgtaaaaaattacaattcCCATATAGACGAACTAACAACCTTTTTTGATACTTTTGAAGATCCTTCAATAAATCATGTTAACTGGGGTAAACTTAAATATAAGGGTtacttacaaaaaatatataaccaCGATACGGAAATACTGCCATTATATTTAGATGATCTGAGAGAACATTTCTGCAAAGAGAATAAAGATGCGGATCATTCGGTTTATAATGGTATAATGACGAACACGCATAGATATATGGAATTACTATATTCAGCTGCTGATAAATGCTTATctgatgaaaattttaaaagatttgTAAAAGGTTATGGAGAAGAGGATGAAAATGAGAAAACGAGGAAATGGAATTTaagaagaataaataatgaagatCTTAGTGGTTATTCAACAGATGAAAGTGAAAAGGAAGcctttaataatttatttcgaGATATGATTAAACCAATTGAACAAATTAGACAAGAACGAATGAAAGAATATAAGTTACCAGCTTATTTAAGAGTCAATTtcgaaataattttaataccTAGTTCAAGGGATTTGGTAAGAAAAATGAGAATAGTAAATGCAGATTGTATAGGTTCTTTAAGTACATTTGAATGCGAAGTAATAAGAGCAACACAATTAAAACCACGTATTAGAGTAGCTACCTATGAATGTGATAGATGTCATGTTTTTGCTTATAAAGCTGTTGATGGTCCTTTCTTTATGCCTCTCTTTGATTGCCCTGGTTGTACAAATGTACATGGTATTAGAGGATCTTTAAAGTTTCAAGCAAAATTAAGTAAATTTGTGAAATATCAAGAAATTAAAGTACAAGAATTACCAAGTCAATTACCAGAAGGAGATATTCCTCGAAGTATGAATTGTATAATACATGGAGAATGTACAACATCTGTTCAACCTGGAATGTCAGTTACCTTAACAGGGGTCCTAATGCCAGTAACGAAAAGTGGGTTTCAAGCATTAAAAGGAGGTTTGATTGCAGAAAAGgtatttcatatttattatgtacagaataataaagaaaattttaatgaacatatagataattatgataaaataatggaGGAAgttcaaaatttaaaaaatagtccaaatttatatgaaagaTTAGCTTATAATATTGGACCGGAAATATATGGACATGATGATGTGAAAAaagcattattattacaattaattGGTGgatgcacaaaaaaaaaaaaagatggtGGTATGATAAGAggagatatacatatattactaATGGGTGATCCTGGGGTTGCTAAAAGTCAGTTGATGAAAAAAGTATGTTTAATAGCATCAAGATCTATTTATACAACTGGAAAAGGAAGTAGTTCCGTAGGTTTGACTGCTGCTGTTTTAAAAGATCCAAATACAGGGGAGACAACATTAGAAGGGGGTGCATTAGTATTAGCTGATAAAGGAATATGTTGTATTGATGAATTTGACAAGATGGATGAATTTGATCGATCAGCCATTTACGAAGTTATGGAACAACAAACAGTGTCAATTGCTAAAGCTGGACATTGTAGTAATATGCCTGCTCGGTCATCTGTGTTAGCAGCTGCCAATCCTATTAATGGTAGGTATGACTGTAAAAAATCAGTCATGCTAAATATGAATTTACCTGCAGCTCTTTTAACAAGGTTTGATTTACAGTTCCTTCTACTTGATATATCTGACAGAGATAAGGACAAAAAACTAGCTGAGCATGtgctaaatattttaaaatgtatagaTTCTAGtgatgataaaaagaaaagatcaGAATTAAGTGAGGATGGGTATGAAGAAATTGATAAAACTGTTTTGAGGGCTTTTATACAACTagccaaaaaaaaacagcCAACCATTTCTCCTGATTTAATACCCAAAATTACGCAATGGTATGTCTCAACTAGGCAGTTAGAATCACAGCAGGAAAGATATAATGACACTCGTATAAATTATACAACGCCAAGAGCACTTCTTGCAATTTTACGTATATCACAAGCATTGGCTAGATTGAGAGACAGTGATGTAATAGAAACAGCTGATTTTGAAGAAGCCATCAGACTAACAGAGCAGTCAAAGGCAAGTGTATCACAACAAACAGAGAAGAGACGAAGAAAGGACTCATCCACagaaattatgaatattattaaaagcaTTAAAGACAAAATTAtggagaagaaaaaaaaatggaatggCTGGATACCTATTGAAGAGATTGAAACACAGTCAATAACAAAAGGGTTTACCAAAGCGCACGTTTTTAACACTATTGATAAGTATGTAGAGCTCACTGTATTTACAATTAATGAGAATAACACTGCCATTGCCTTTCCTAACGATGTTTACGATGCAGATGAGGAGGAAGAGGAAGTAGGCGAGGAAGACGCCCTTTGA